A genomic region of Phragmites australis chromosome 2, lpPhrAust1.1, whole genome shotgun sequence contains the following coding sequences:
- the LOC133907292 gene encoding probable inactive purple acid phosphatase 1: MGFLDSRVVLLVSLCICGAASCSTPDMLHESYAGKSEFRSVNRKQLGSCLNPSPYLAINVSTGAAPFPDEAFPKVTVAGVLKPDDSDWIAMITPSNSRYRLWCPLSGVNYIDIGDLASHPLSCNMSGVVNFRTDVEFVLFSGGFKTPCVLERSGALQFANPAIPLYGHLSSTDSKATSMRLTWVSGDGKPQPVQYGGGNSANSETATFTQKDMCSIAVLPSPAKDFGWHDPGYIHSAVMTGLQPSQSYTYRYGSDSAGCWSDTIKFRTPPAAGSDELSFVIYGDMGKAPLDP, from the exons ATGGGTTTCCTCGACTCCCGTGTCGTCTTGCTTGTGTCCCTCTGCATCTGCGGCGCCGCCTCGTGCTCGACGCCGGACATGTTGCACGAGAGCTACGCGGGGAAGTCGGAATTCAGGTCGGTGAACCGGAAGCAGCTGGGCTCGTGCCTGAACCCGAGCCCCTACCTGGCGATCAATGTCAGCACCGGCGCGGCGCCGTTCCCGGACGAGGCGTTCCCCAAGGTGACCGTCGCCGGCGTCCTCAAGCCCGACGACTCCGACTGGATCGCCATGATCACGCCTTCCAACTCCAGGTAC CGTCTCTGGTGTCCTCTGAGTGGTGTGAACTACATCGATATCGGCGATCTGGCGAGTCACCCT CTCTCGTGCAACATGTCCGGCGTTGTCAACTTCCGCACCGACGTCGAGTTCGTCCTCTTCTCCGGCGGGTTCAAGACGCCGTGCGTCCTCGAGCGGTCCGGCGCGCTCCAATTCGCCAACCCCGCCATCCCGCTCTACGGCCACCTCTCCAGCACCGACTCCAAGGCCACCTCG ATGAGGCTTACGTGGGTGAGCGGAGACGGGAAGCCGCAGCCGGTGCAGTACGGAGGCGGCAATTCTGCTAATTCTGAAACCGCAACGTTCACGCAGAAGGACATGTGCA GTATCGCCGTGTTGCCGAGCCCTGCCAAGGATTTCGGGTGGCATGACCCCGGGTATATCCACTCGGCCGTCATGACTGGGCTCCAGCCCTCTCAATCCTACACTTACCGTTACGGAAG TGATTCTGCGGGCTGCTGGAGTGACACGATCAAATTCAGAACCCCGCCAGCTGCGGGTTCAGATGAGTTATCCTTTGTGATATACGGTGATATGGGGAAGGCTCCACTGGACCCATAA
- the LOC133910127 gene encoding purple acid phosphatase 18-like, with product MSGQRSRSRHRPMYSSNGGILPSVDSNFAASVEPLLLDNQVDLVFFVHVHNYERTCAVYQGKCKGMPKKDAGGIDTYDNSNFTAPVHAIVGSGGFSLDNFPKNGAVGAYRGFQSLAMPGCMPQELIC from the exons ATGAGTGGTCAGAGAAGTCGGAGCAG GCATAGGCCCATGTATTCCTCCAATGGGGGTATACTGCCCAGCGTGGATTCAAACTTTGCTGCCTCTGTTGAGCCACTCCTGCTCGACAACCAG GTGGATTTGGTTTTCTTCGTCCATGTGCACAATTACGAGAGGACCTGTGCAGTATACCAGGGCAAATGCAAAGGTATGCCAAAGAAGGATGCAGGCGGAATTGATACATATGACAACAGCAACTTTACCGCGCCAGTTCATGCCATTGTTGGATCAGGAGGGTTCAGCTTGGACAACTTCCCTAAGAAT GGGGCAGTTGGAGCTTATCGAGGGTTTCAGAGTTTGGCTATGCCAGGGTGCATGCCACAAGAACTGATATGCTAG
- the LOC133910128 gene encoding nucleotide pyrophosphatase/phosphodiesterase-like produces the protein MGFSGSGATTLVLLSLCAAVSCSKPLPPPEMLHESFAGKSEFRTVNRKRLESCLNRSPYLQINVSTGGAPLPDEVFIKVTVAGVLKPDGGDWVAMITPSNSSVSGCPLSGVNYVQTGDLAHLPLLCHYPVKAQHLTSDPGYLGCKNAACQRRDASGACKIRTCAATLTFHVVNFRTDVEFVLFSGGFRAPCVLKRSGALRFATPARPLYGHLSSTGSNATSMRITWVSGDGRPQQVQYGAGNSAASQVATFTQKDMCSIAVLPSPAKDFGWHDPGYIHSAVMTGLQPSQSYSYRYGSDSVGWSDTLKFRTPPSAGSDELSFVIYGDMGKAPLDPSVEHYIQPGSISVTKAVAKEIQTGNVDSIFHIGDISYATGFLVEWDFFLHLITPLASQVSYMTAIGNHERDYADSGSVYVTPDSGGECGVAYESYFPMPTVSKDKPWYAIEQGSAHFVVMSTEHEWSEKSEQHNWMEKDLSSVNRSRTPWVIFIGHRPMYSSHIGIPLNVDPKFVASVEPLLLKYQVDLVFFGHVHNYERTCAVYQSKCKVMPRKDASGIDTYDNSNYTAPIHALVGAGGFSLDNFPKIVWAKWSLARVSEFGYARVHATRTDILVQFVSSSTMEVRDQFRIVKQAPARK, from the exons ATGGGTTTCTCCGGCTCCGGCGCCACGACGCTTGTGCTCCTCAGCCTCTGTGCCGCCGTCTCATGCTCGAAGCCTCTGCCGCCGCCGGAGATGCTGCACGAGAGCTTTGCGGGGAAGTCCGAGTTCAGGACGGTGAACCGGAAGAGGCTGGAATCGTGCCTGAACCGGAGCCCGTACCTGCAGATCAACGTCAGCACCGGCGGGGCGCCGCTCCCCGACGAGGTGTTCATCAAAGTGACCGTCGCCGGGGTCCTCAAGCCCGACGGCGGCGACTGGGTCGCCATGATCACGCCTTCGAATTCCAG TGTCTCCGGATGCCCTCTGAGTGGTGTGAACTACGTCCAGACTGGTGATCTAGCGCATCTCCCGCTTCTGTGCCACTACCCTGTCAAG GCCCAGCACCTGACGAGCGACCCCGGCTACCTGGGCTGCAAGAACGCGGCGTGCCAGAGGCGCGACGCGTCGGGCGCCTGCAAGATCCGGACCTGCGCCGCTACGCTCACCTTCCACGTCGTCAACTTCCGCACCGACGTCGAGTTCGTCCTCTTCTCCGGCGGGTTCAGGGCGCCGTGCGTCCTCAAGCGGTCTGGCGCGCTCCGGTTCGCCACCCCCGCCAGGCCGCTCTACGGCCACCTCTCCAGCACCGGCTCCAACGCCACCTCG ATGAGGATTACGTGGGTCAGCGGAGACGGGAGGCCGCAGCAGGTTCAGTACGGAGCCGGCAATTCTGCTGCTTCTCAAGTCGCAACGTTCACGCAGAAGGATATGTGCA GTATCGCCGTGTTGCCGAGTCCTGCAAAGGATTTCGGGTGGCATGACCCCGGCTACATCCACTCGGCCGTCATGACTGGGCTCCAGCCCTCTCAGTCCTACTCTTACCGTTACGGAAG TGATTCTGTGGGTTGGAGTGACACACTCAAATTCAGAACACCACCATCTGCAGGTTCAGATGAGCTATCCTTTGTGATCTATGGTGACATGGGGAAGGCTCCCCTGGACCCATCAGTGGAACACTACATTCAG CCTGGATCGATTTCAGTGACCAAGGCAGTGGCTAAAGAGATCCAAACTGGAAATGTCGACTCCATCTTCCATATAGGAGACATCAGCTATGCCACGGGCTTTCTGGTCGAATGGGACTTCTTCCTTCACCTCATCACACCACTTGCTTCTCAGGTTTCATACATGACCGCTATTGGTAATCACGAAAG GGATTATGCAGACTCTGGATCTGTGTATGTGACCCCAGATTCAGGTGGTGAATGCGGAGTCGCATACGAGTCCTACTTCCCCATGCCCACTGTCAGTAAGGACAAGCCATGGTATGCAATTGAGCAAGGGAGCGCTCACTTTGTTGTGATGTCGACTGAGCATGAATGGTCAGAGAAGTCGGAGCAG CATAATTGGATGGAGAAAGATTTATCATCGGTCAATAGATCAAGAACACCATGGGTAATCTTCATTGG GCATAGACCGATGTATTCATCCCATATCGGTATACCGCTCAATGTGGATCCAAAATTTGTAGCCTCTGTTGAGCCGCTCTTGCTCAAGTACCAG GTGGATTTGGTTTTCTTCGGCCATGTACACAACTACGAGAGGACTTGCGCGGTATACCAGAGCAAATGCAAAGTCATGCCAAGGAAGGATGCAAGTGGAATTGATACTTATGACAACAGCAACTATACTGCGCCAATTCATGCCCTTGTTGGAGCAGGAGGGTTCAGCTTGGACAACTTCCCTAAGATTGTG TGGGCGAAGTGGAGCTTAGCAAGGGTTTCAGAGTTCGGGTATGCCAGGGTGCATGCCACAAGAACTGATATCCTGGTTCAG TTTGTAAGCTCAAGTACGATGGAGGTTCGCGACCAATTTAGAATTGTGAAGCAAGCTCCGGCAAGGAAGTAA